In a genomic window of Anoplopoma fimbria isolate UVic2021 breed Golden Eagle Sablefish chromosome 6, Afim_UVic_2022, whole genome shotgun sequence:
- the cdh5 gene encoding cadherin-5: MMAWLQLWTMGLMAIMSVSLAVAEDSGLQAVEGHVEIVKKETHPVLIRQKRDWIWNSLYVEEEKPTPIAYKIGQLKSSQRVGVNSFKIEGEGANTIFTVDSKGDLFVTRSLDREEKSAYHLTATMYDGNNKLIEDSGDFVVQVTDINDNTPVFPRTYNGSIPERSTIGTKVVEVRATDADDPTTANGELRYSLTSDGDLSTFAIDSITGVISCKTNTLDRETKSQYVVVVRAQDMRGMASGSTSTTSVNITITDINDNIASFTRRIYELQVPEDHKLNEMIGTLELNDRDQFQNKEPVFNPLTEKMFGIELSIPNKDANLMLRQALDYEIKNSYTFNVQVRESLNNLRSPADNVNSAVTTAQVNIKVVDVDEAPVFPQLIYKFTVPEEHFVNNIGTVTARDPDKANKSIRYSILDKDCPIGINPLTGQLSTLRMLDREMEATHMFQVKAQEEPSGLESFVKVNITVQDINDNKPELTVDEIFVCENDLTDTVIGTLRATDKDDQPASFSFSLASESSNFSIKAHGNSTADITVKQGPFSLDDSKDYSVDVRISDGGHPPKTSITKLAIKSCRCDARRIPTQCKAGARRMGVSVHALIAILLCILTILVIVILFVMRKRYQKDSLASLKHSGEIHEQLVTYDEEGGGEMDTNGYDVSILSSACHDGSLLRHPDRHPQPHPSLYAMVQKPHHHAQPTACKGDMAVMIESKKDEADHDRDGFPYDTLHIYGYEGPESLAGSLSSLGSSSTGSNMDYDFLSDWGPRFRTLAELYGVDAPDYYHQY, from the exons ATGATGGCTTGGCTCCAGCTGTGGACTATGGGGCTTATGGCCATTATGTCAGTCTCTCTGGCTGTTGCTGAGGATTCTGGCCTTCAGGCGGTGGAAGGCCACGTTGAGATCGTGAAGAAGGAGACCCATCCTGTCCTGATCAGGCAGAAGAGAGATTGGATCTGGAACTCTCTCTATGTGGAAGAGGAGAAACCTACGCCCATCGCCTACAAGATAGGACAG cTGAAGTCGAGTCAGAGAGTGGGGGTGAACAGCTTTAAGATAGAAGGTGAAGGAGCAAACACCATCTTCACTGTGGATTCAAAGGGAGACCTGTTCGTCACCAGATCTCTGGACCGAGAGGAGAAGAGCGCGTACCATTTGACGGCCACGATGTACGATGGGAACAACAAGTTGATAGAGGATTCTGGAGACTTTGTTGTCCAGGTGACGGATATCAATGACAACACCCCAGTTTTTCCCAGAACATATAATGGATCCATTCCGGAGAGGTCGACAATAG GAACTAAAGTGGTTGAGGTGAGGGCAACCGATGCGGATGACCCCACCACTGCTAACGGAGAGCTCCGGTACTCTCTGACCTCAGACGGAGACCTTTCTACCTTCGCAATCGACAGCATCACGG GTGTGATCAGCTGCAAGACAAACACTCTGGACCGAGAAACCAAGAGTCAGTATGTAGTGGTGGTTAGAGCTCAGGACATGAGAGGAATGGCCTCTGGCAGCACATCCACCACCTCTGTCAACATCACCATCACCGACATCAACGACAACATTGCTTCTTTCACCCGAA ggaTATATGAACTGCAAGTTCCAGAGGACCACAAGTTAAATGAGATGATTGGCACTCTGGAGCTGAACGACAGAGATCAGTTTCAGAACAAAGAGCCCGTCTTCAACCCTCTAACTGAAAAAATGTTTGGCATTGAACTCAGCATCCCCAACAAGGACGCCAACCTCATGCTCAGACAG GCTCTGGACTACGAGATAAAGAACAGCTACACTTTCAATGTCCAGGTGCGAGAAAGCCTGAATAACCTGCGTTCACCTGCGGACAACGTGAACAGTGCAGTGACCACAGCACAG GTGAACATCAAAGTGGTGGATGTAGACGAGGCTCCAGTCTTCCCGCAGCTCATCTACAAGTTCACTGTGCCGGAGGAACATTTTGTGAACAACATAGGAACAGTCACAGCCAGAGATCCTGACAAGGCCAACAAGAGCATTCG ATACTCCATCTTAGATAAGGACTGTCCTATCGGTATCAACCCGTTAACCGGTCAGCTGTCCACCCTGAGGATGCtggacagagagatggaggccACACACATGTTTCAAGTTAAAGCACAGGAGGAGCCAAGTG GTTTGGAGTCTTTTGTGAAGGTCAACATTACCGTTCAGGACATCAACGACAACAAACCTGAACTGACTGTGGATGAGATCTTTGTATGTGAGAACGACCTCACTGACACg GTGATCGGAACCTTGCGAGCCACAGATAAAGACGACCAGCCGGCTTCCTTCAGTTTCAGCCTGGCCAGTGAGAGCTCCAACTTCTCCATCAAAGCTCATGGCA ACAGCACAGCAGACATCACGGTGAAACAGGGGCCGTTCAGCCTGGATGACTCCAAGGATTACAGCGTGGATGTACGCATCAGTGACGGAGGGCATCCCCCCAAGACCAGCATCACCAAGCTGGCAAtcaag TCGTGTCGGTGTGATGCCAGGCGGATTCCTACGCAGTGCAAAGCTGGCGCTCGGAGGATGGGAGTGAGCGTTCACGCCCTGATAGCCATTCTGCTCTGCATACTGACCATACTGG TCATAGTGATCCTGTTTGTGATGAGGAAACGCTACCAGAAGGATTCTCTGGCCAGTCTGAAGCACAGCGGGGAGATTCACGAGCAGCTGGTCACATAcgatgaggagggaggaggagagatggacaCTAATGG CTACGATGTCTCGATCCTCTCTTCCGCCTGCCACGACGGCTCCCTGCTCCGTCACCCGGACCGCCACCCTCAGCCCCACCCCTCTCTCTACGCCATGGTGCAGAAACCCCACCACCACGCACAACCCACCGCGTGTAAGGGCGACATGGCCGTGATGATCGAGTCGAAGAAGGACGAGGCGGACCACGACAGGGACGGCTTCCCCTACGACACCCTCCACATCTACGGCTACGAGGGACCCGAGTCTTTAGCCGGAAGCCTCAGCTCTCTGGGAAGTTCCTCCACGGGTTCGAACATGGATTACGACTTCCTGAGCGACTGGGGGCCGAGGTTCAGAACCCTGGCCGAGCTGTACGGTGTGGACGCACCTGACTACTACCATCAGTACTGA